One window of Aspergillus oryzae RIB40 DNA, chromosome 3 genomic DNA carries:
- a CDS encoding putative MFS transporter (predicted protein), protein MEASEKPIATATVDEPVKPSSPAQDQQTEDNGDGKQPPPLIAKLIAVLLISCISFGSSWSSGVTGAMKSTIKKKMNISNTQFSLLEASEDFMVTLLMLGSGIVTDRVGGAGSILVAAATTVRSFNFMVGGRVILALGDIATQVAQYKMFSSWFPPSNGFASTLGLELAMRKIGGFVGKSTANPIAKNTGNFAWVYWTSVFMNLFTNAATVVFWLYSRYCNRHYQGRQDKATGEVLTEKNKKFELKKIFQLPWMFWCILAFSLFQTSAALVFSQNATELAEKRFNVDSIKAGWYSALSQYSGK, encoded by the exons ATGGAGGCGTCCGAGAAGCCAATCGCTACGGCTACAGTTGACGAACCTGTTAAACCTTCGTCGCCGGCCCAGGACCAGCAAACCGAAGACAATGGAGATGGGAAACAACCACCTCCGCTGATTGCCAAGTTAATCGCCGTCTTGCTAATCTCCTGTATTAGTTTTGGTTCGTCATGGAGCTCTGGTGTCACAGGTGCTATGAAAAGCACCATTAAGAAG AAAATGAACATCTCGAATACCCAGTTCtctcttctcgaagcaaGTGAAGACTTCATGGTAACCCTGCTCATGCTGGGTAGCGGCATTGTAACTGATCGAGTGGGAGGGGCCG GGTCCATTCTAGTTGCTGCCGCGACTACTGTTCGGTCGTTTAACTTTATGGTCGGAGGAAGAGTTATTCTGGCGCTGGGCGATATCGCAACGCAGGTTGCACAATACAAAATGTTCTCGTCGTGGTTCCCTCCTAGCAATGGTTTTGCCTCTACACTTGGACTCGAATTAGCCATGCGGAAG ATCGGCGGCTTTGTAGGTAAATCGACAGCAAATCCAATTGCTAAA AACACCGGCAATTTTGCCTGGGTATATTGGACGTCGGTATTTATGAACCTATTTACCAATGCCGCAACCGTTGTCTTCTGGCTCTACAGCCGCTACTGCAATCGACACTATCAGGGCCGACAGGACAAAGCGACCGGTGAAGTTCTGAccgagaagaacaagaagttCGAGCTCAAGAAAATATTTCAACTTCCATGGATGTTCTGGTGTATTCTGGCGTTCTCCCTATTCCAAACAAGTGCTGCTCTGGTCTTCAGTCAGAATGCGACCGAACTCGCAGAGAAACGGTTCAACGTAGACTCAATCAAGGCTGGCTGGTATAGTGCCTTATCCCAGTACTCTGGTAAGTAA
- a CDS encoding carotenoid oxygenase family protein (beta, beta-carotene 15,15'-dioxygenase and related enzymes), whose amino-acid sequence MTIATGATESQTHFNNWPNDLGFDANYEERSPVELIVTGHIPTYAAGVLYRTGPGKYKIDRENGDTFQVSHWFDGFSETHRFQLVAPDATHSSLRVFYNSRFSTDYLIEQARKTGRLDKISFGQKRDPCKTVFQKAQSDFNPDPSSANVGVTLSVNMPGLDKALDENRPNIGRWNGSSGIQTLYAKTDSTSYKKLDPETLEPVGLASQKDLHPDLDGPLSASHARSDPITGDVYNFNLAFGKCSTYRVFHVSASTGKTTILATFEGTPAYLHSLFLTKDYVILCVWNSHINPAMLEKGSFLQAIQSFDASQPTKWYVVDRTQGQGLVATFESLPFFCFHTINAWQESSASGTGVDIVAELVRYDNADTLHALYYEKLVSSSAEAKAHAQIKKDTYRSEFARFRLPNIPVSPSTEIKTAAAEWMSCKAFSPELPTMNPKLVTQKHRYTYAITARDKSTFFDGIVKFDSQTKETLLWNDHAQSPGEPIFVPRPDGLEEDDGVLLSVVLDGYSGKSYLLCLDAQTLKELGRAHVNGPIGFGFHGQHIPSNGVPTVESWMSPVHSFN is encoded by the exons ATGACTATCGCAACTGGTGCTACAGAGTCCCAGACTCACTTTAACAATTGGCCCAATGATTTAGGG TTTGATGCCAACTACGAAGAGAGGTCTCCTGTAGAGCTCATAGTCACCGGCCATATTCCCACTTACGCTGCGGGAGTTCTCTATCGCACGGGACCAGGCAAATACAAGATTGACAGGGAGAATGGTGACACATTTCAAGTATCGCACTGGTTCGATGGCTTTAGCGAAACGCATCGGTTTCAGCTTGTTGCGCCAGATGCCACCCACTCTTCCCTGAGAGTCTTCTACAATTCCCGCTTCTCGACGGACTATCTGATTGAGCAAGCGAGAAAGACCGGCCGCCTTGATAAAATCAGCTTCGGTCAAAAGCGCGATCCTTGCAAGACAGTATTTCAGAAGGCCCAGAGCGATTTTAACCCCGATCCCTCCTCAGCCAACGTCGGCGTGACACTCTCCGTCAACATGCCAGGTCTTGATAAAGCCTTGGATGAAAACCGACCCAATATCGGACGCTGGAATGGTTCTTCAGGAATACAAACTCTGTATGCAAAAACAGATTCCACGTCTTACAAGAAGCTCGACCCAGAGACCCTTGAACCTGTCGGCCTGGCGTCACAAAAGGATCTACACCCTGACTTGGATGGGCCTTTGTCGGCATCCCATGCACGTTCTGATCCCATAACGGGGGACGTTTATAATTTCAATCTCGCTTTTGGTAAATGTTCAACCTATCGCGTCTTCCATGTGTCTGCCTCAACAGGGAAAACCACAATCCTTGCTACGTTCGAAGGAACACCTGCatatctccattctttgtttctcacAAAGGACTATGTTATTCTCTGTGTGTGGAACTCTCATATCAATCCCGCTATGCTCGAGAAAGGCAGCTTCTTGCAAGCCATCCAATCATTCGATGCATCCCAGCCTACCAAGTGGTATGTTGTGGACCGCACCCAAGGTCAAGGGCTCGTCGCTACATTTGAAAGCCTTccattcttctgcttccatACGATCAATGCATGGCAAGAATCTTCAGCAAGTGGCACCGGCGTGGACATTGTAGCAGAGCTTGTCAGATACGATAACGCCGATACGCTGCACGCTCTATACTATGAGAAGCTCGTTTCCTCATCGGCCGAAGCGAAGGCCCACGCCCAGATCAAGAAAGACACTTACCGCTCAGAGTTTGCCCGTTTCCGTCTCCCAAATATCCCTGTCAGCCCTAGCACCGAAATTAAGACTGCGGCAGCTGAGTGGATGTCATGCAAAGCCTTTTCACCTGAGTTGCCAACTATGAATCCAAAACTGGTCACGCAGAAGCACCGATACACGTACGCTATTACTGCCCGCGACAAATCTACCTTTTTTGATGGAATAGTCAAATTTGACAGCCAAACCAAGGAAACGCTCCTGTGGAATGACCACGCCCAGTCTCCCGGAGAGCCAATTTTTGTTCCCCGTCCGGACGGtttggaagaagacgacgggGTCCTTCTCAGCGTGGTGCTGGATGGATACTCAGGTAAAAGCTATCTGCTTTGCCTTGATGCTCAGACATTGAAGGAACTGGGTAGAGCGCATGTCAATGGACCGATTGGATTTGGATTCCATGGTCAGCATATTCCTTCGAATGGAGTGCCAACCG TGGAGAGCTGGATGTCGCCTGTTCACTCTTTTAACTAA
- a CDS encoding uncharacterized protein (predicted protein), with protein MILSAEPPRLNRFNLTRIGNGGAGQSGLIEGKTNEVDIDIGITYHKTAEQIAIKNGVVSGCKYKDSNSMRPCFGDSCKDYEERPCYTLRDHFYLAGRKNSTADIQDEHDITETFSKLFNAGENGTARFSSRFDKSALSLSLSLPFFYLWFMVVFYG; from the exons ATGATTCTTTCAGCTGAACCACCCCGTCTC AACAGATTTAATCTCACCCGCATCGGCAACGGAGGTGCCGGCCAAAGCGGTCTCATAGAAGGTAAAACCAATGAAGTAGACATAGACATAGGAATCACATACCACAAAACTGCAGAACAAATCGCAATCAAAAACGGGGTCGTCTCAGGTTGTAAATACAAGGACTCGAACAGCATGAGACCGTGCTTCGGTGACAGTTGCAAAGACTACGAGGAACGGCCGTGCTACACATTGCGGGACCATTTCTACCTCGCCGGGCGGAAGAATAGCACAGCCGATATCCAGGATGAGCATGATATTACGGAGACGTTCTCGAAGCTGTTTAATGCGGGGGAGAATGGGACAGCGCGGTTCTCGAGTCGGTTTGATAAGTCagctctctctctctctctctctctcccttttttctATCTCTGGTTTATGGTTGTATTTTATGGTTGA
- a CDS encoding putative raffinose synthase protein Sip1 (predicted protein): MSLFSRITCFPPLGQVTCPQRIQQVLSSGEDDTVRFTVVIESSHSLPEQPWEAQIWQNITSPEWGAFPLQQSSSPVVSLLNKHESEYKFYRHVFCGEIPLPSHGGCAQFTVRYRVSQNSDWQWVNQQQNTKDGELVFAAKGPEEENINLAQLSLTSANEGLGKYFDGISNNLEVESRKSEAPGSTLWHISGNVGPAKDSQPGLTNVVLGIPSRTILYFALVRVWTPWLGPRHGRGKFRLTEDAILCSFLRDDGEHVVLLAVSGINNVLTVLGSGDNGEVVIKSHNDNTTASNLQVLASAAANFEVAISAVIYEARKLVRPYSAETTNRIPTPVSPPGDDVVLVEKDAKAQWLSEWYDGLTYCTWNGLGQDLTEEKIFDALDTLKSHGINISNLIIDDNWQTLDNEGDSQFKRRWKQFEANPDAFPRGLKKTVETIRRKHPNIQHIGVWHALLGYWGGISPDGDIAKNFKTKEVRIKDPAAGGPITKAFEKQLLLAIDPDDIQRFYDEFYSYLASAGVDAVKTDAQFFLDLLKDPEDRRKFTRAYQDAWSISSLRYFGTKAISCMSMFPQAIFNSQLPTNKPTIPLRNSDDFFPEVPASHTWHVFCNAHNALLTRYLNVLPDWDMFQTSHPYASFHAAARCVSGGPVHITDEPGNHNISLINEITAPTTQGTTVILRPSLVGRTIDMYHDYNAGQVLRVGTYTGWARTGSGILGLFNVSENRRTSLVSLQEFPGIHDDYDTKYIVRSHTSGIITDLIKPIDRNALVGIVLEDKDWEILTAYPTQAFTLKRKNSSDIREPNPTHATVLGLLGKMTGSAAIVSSDIYVEANGRLRFDISLKALGTLGIYISDLPDWSIEDDFMVTILGYPVPRKTVWKEGDDEKSKVLAVDILTAWREMKLKPGWSNEVIVQAIAFMI, from the exons ATGAGCTTATTCTCTCGGATCACTTGTTTTCCTCCCTTGGGGCAAGTAACGTGTCCCCAGAGAATTCAGCAAGTTCTAAGTTCCGGGGAAGATGACACG GTTCGATTTACTGTGGTGATAGAGTCGAGCCATTCACTCCCCGAGCAGCCATGGGAAGCTCAGATATGGCAAAACATCACGAGCCCTGAATGGGgtgcttttcctcttcagcaaagCTCAAGCCCGGTGGTTTCTCTCCTGAACAAACATGAATCAGAGTATAAGTTTTATCGCCATGTGTTTTGCGGAGAAATCCCGCTGCCATCACATGGAGGCTGCGCCCAGTTTACTGTCCGATACAGAGTCAGCCAAAATAGCGATTGGCAATGGGTGAATCAACAGCAGAACACCAAGGATGGAGAATTGGTATTTGCTGCAAAAGGaccggaagaagaaaatatcaattTGGCACAGCTTTCTCTAACATCTGCAAACGAGGGGCTAGGCAAGTATTTCGATGGCATCTCAAATAATCTCGAAGTCGAGTCCCGCAAAAGTGAAGCCCCTGGATCGACCTTGTGGCATATCTCTGGAAATGTTGGACCAGCTAAAGATAGTCAGCCTGGACTTACTAATGTAGTACTTGGAATACCTTCTCGAACAATCTTATACTTTGCTTTAGTCAGGGTATGGACTCCGTGGCTTGGACCCAGACACGGACGAGGAAAGTTTAGACTAACGGAAGACGCCATTCTATGCTCGTTCCTTCGAGATGATGGGGAGCACGTAGTACTTCTGGCTGTTTCGGGCATAAATAACGTTTTGACCGTCCTTGGGTCCGGTGACAATGGTGAGGTAGTGATCAAGTCGCACAATGACAATACTACTGCATCAAACCTTCAAGTACTGGCATCCGCAGCAGCCAACTTTGAGGTAGCAATAAGTGCAGTGATTTACGAGGCGCGGAAGCTAGTTCGGCCTTACAGCGCAGAGACCACTAATCGGATTCCAACTCCAGTCTCTCCTCCTGGGGACGATGTCGTACTAGTCGAAAAAGACGCCAAGGCACAATGGCTGTCTGAGTGGTACGATGGTCTGACATATTGCACATGGAATGGCTTAGGGCAGGATTTAAcggaagagaagatcttcgaTGCCCTTGATACACTGAAATCCCATGGAATCAACATCTCTAACCTCATAATCGATGATAATTGGCAAACCTTAGACAATGAAGGTGATTCCCAATTCAAGCGGAGATGGAAACAGTTCGAAGCCAATCCAGACGCGTTTCCACGAGggctgaagaagactgtAGAGACCATCCGCCGGAAACATCCGAATATCCAACATATCGGCGTGTGGCATGCCTTGCTCGGTTATTGGGGTGGCATCTCACCCGACGGCGATATAGCTAAGAACttcaaaacaaaagaagtgAGAATCAAAGATCCAGCAGCGGGAGGCCCAATTACCAAGGCCTTTGAAAAGCAGTTACTACTCGCCATCGACCCAGATGATATCCAACGATTCTATGACGAGTTCTATAGTTATCTTGCATCTGCTGGTGTCGATGCCGTGAAAACAGATGCTCAATTctttcttgaccttttgAAAGACCCAGAGGATCGGCGAAAGTTCACGCGAGCCTATCAGGATGCTTGGTCCATATCTTCTCTGAGGTATTTCGGGACTAAGGCAATCTCGTGCATGTCGATGTTTCCTCAGGCTATTTTCAATTCACAGCTGCCCACTAATAAGCCTACCATTCCGTTGCGGAACTccgatgacttcttcccAGAAGTACCAGCGTCTCATACATGGCATGTCTTCTGCAATGCCCATAACGCACTCCTCACCCGCTACTTGAATGTCTTACCTGACTGGGATATGTTCCAAACAAGTCATCCATATGCCTCTTTCCACGCAGCTGCACGATGCGTTTCCGGCGGCCCAGTTCATATTACTGACGAACCGGGGAACCATAACATCTCGCTCATTAATGAGATAACAGCCCCAACCACCCAGGGAACTACGGTAATCCTTCGGCCTAGTCTAGTAGGCCGCACCATTGATATGTACCACGATTACAACGCTGGCCAAGTACTACGGGTGGGTACTTATACTGGCTGGGCCCGAACTGGAAGTGGGATTCTCGGCCTCTTTAATGTTTCTGAAAATCGCAGAACCAGTTTGGTGTCTCTGCAAGAATTCCCGGGTATACATGATGACTACGATACGAAATACATAGTCCGATCTCACACAAGCGGCATTATAACAGACCTCATAAAGCCAATCGACCGAAACGCGCTGGTGGGAATAGTGTTAGAAGACAAAGACTGGGAGATCTTGACCGCATACCCCACCCAGGCCTTTACGTTGAAGCGCAAAAATTCCAGTGACATTAGAGAACCGAATCCTACGCACGCTACAGTACTAGGACTGCTTGGAAAAATGACCGGTTCAGCTGCCATAGTGAGTTCTGACATCTACGTGGAGGCAAACGGGCGTCTCCGCTTCGATATTAGTCTCAAAGCACTTGGTACATTGGGTATCTATATATCTGACCTGCCTGATTGGAGCATCGAGGACGACTTCATGGTCACAATTCTTGGTTACCCTGTACCACGGAAAACTGTTtggaaggaaggggatgatGAAAAGTCCAAAGTACTGGCTGTGGATATTCTGACGGCATGGcgggagatgaagttgaaacCGGGATGGAGTAATGAAGTTATTGTGCAG GCAATTGCGTTCATGATCTAG
- a CDS encoding flavin monoamine oxidase family protein (monoamine oxidase), giving the protein MATELDVDAPWSHSRSVNWDSETVQSWLNREAPHPDAQFLLTQGLQSVFSTEPREQSLLYTLAYIAAAGNATTRGTFERLIDVAGGAQEQRIVGGTQLLAIRLAERIGLSNIIFNAPVRNIELKGETYLVSSNNQSVIAKHVVVAMSPPLASRITYQPLLPAARDHLTQRMPMGSIGKAFAAYATPFWREAGLNGQVVSDTGAVRITFDSSPDDGSFGIMMGFIEADEMRRLDRLPEHEIIEEITKDLVRYFGPRAANVQNWVIQRWDLEQFSRGGPAAYAPPGVLTAYGTSLKSPHGRLHFAGTEASSFWVGFMDGAIRSGERVATEILMDL; this is encoded by the coding sequence ATGGCGACTGAGCTGGATGTCGATGCTCCATGGAGTCACTCTCGATCTGTCAATTGGGATAGTGAGACGGTACAAAGCTGGCTGAACCGTGAAGCGCCCCATCCAGATGCTCAGTTTCTGCTCACCCAAGGTCTACAATCGGTGTTTTCCACTGAGCCTCGGGAACAGTCACTCTTGTACACGCTTGCGTATATAGCGGCTGCGGGTAATGCAACTACGCGTGGAACCTTCGAACGCCTCATAGACGTAGCTGGCGGAGCACAGGAGCAACGTATTGTAGGAGGGACCCAGCTGCTAGCCATCAGACTTGCTGAGAGAATCGGATTGAGCAATATCATTTTCAATGCTCCTGTGCGAAATATCGAGTTAAAAGGTGAGACCTACCTTGTCTCCTCGAATAATCAATCGGTCATAGCAAAACACGTGGTCGTTGCCATGTCTCCTCCCCTGGCATCCCGTATCACTTATCAACCATTGCTGCCAGCAGCGCGAGATCATCTCACCCAGCGAATGCCAATGGGATCTATTGGGAAAGCATTCGCTGCATACGCTACTCCTTTCTGGCGGGAGGCCGGTCTCAACGGGCAGGTGGTCAGCGACACTGGGGCCGTACGAATTACTTTCGATAGCTCCCCTGATGATGGTTCATTCGGTATCATGATGGGCTTTATCGAGGCGGATGAAATGAGGAGACTAGATCGACTGCCTGAGCATGAGATAATCGAAGAGATCACCAAAGACCTAGTCCGCTACTTTGGGCCCAGAGCGGCTAATGTTCAGAACTGGGTCATTCAGCGGTGGGATCTGGAACAGTTTTCTAGGGGAGGGCCTGCTGCATATGCACCTCCGGGTGTGCTCACGGCGTACGGTACATCCTTGAAGTCACCGCACGGTAGGCTCCATTTTGCGGGAACAGAGGcctcttctttctgggtTGGGTTCATGGATGGCGCAATTCGATCTGGAGAACGTGTTGCTACGGAGATTTTGATGGATTTGTAG
- a CDS encoding zinc-dependent alcohol dehydrogenase family protein (zinc-binding oxidoreductase), whose protein sequence is MAPENMKQWTVQGKANGFDELAYNDAPVPKVGDNDVLVKFHAASLNYRDLIIPRGMYPFAINFPVVPGSDGAGEVVEVGPKVSQFSKGDKVITLFNQLHQYGPVDPKAAGSGLGGVIDGTLRQYGVFNENGLVKSPKNLTHLEASTLSCAALTSWNALYGLKPLQPGQTVLVQGTGGVSLFALQFAKAAGATVIATTSSTEKSEKLKELGADHVINYKSDPNWGETARKLTPDNVGVDHIVEVGGSGTLNQSFKCIKLEGVISIIGFLGGVDPKSQPSILDTLSNICTVRGVYVGSKELLNNMVKAIEANDIHPVVDPKVFTLDKAKDAYEYMWAQKHFGKLAIKID, encoded by the exons ATGGCCCCCGAGAATATGAAGCAGTGGACCGTGCAGGGCAAGGCCAACGGCTTTGACGAGCTTGCCTACAATGACGCGCCGGTTCCCAAGGTTGGCGATAACGATGTGTTGGTGAAGTTCCACGCTGCTTCGCTCAATTATCGCGACCTTATCATTCCACGG GGTATGTACCCCTTCGCCATCAACTTCCCTGTTGTGCCGGGTTCAGATGGAGCCGGTGAGGTTGTTGAAGTGGGTCCTAAAGTGTCTCAATTCAGCAAAGGTGACAAGGTGATCACATTGTTCAACCAGCTACACCAGTACGGTCCTGTTGATCCCAAGGCTGCCGGATCTGGCCTGGGTGGTGTTATTGATGGTACTCTGCGTCAGTACGGCGTCTTCAACGAGAACGGACTGGTGAAAAGTCCGAAGAACCTCACCCACCTTGAGGCCAGCACGCTCTCGTGTGCCGCTCTTACCAGCTGGAACGCTCTATATGGCTTGAAGCCTCTTCAACCGGGACAGACTGTTCTGGTGCAGGGTACTGGCGGTGTCAGCTTGTTCGCACTGCAG TTCGCTAAAGCTGCAGGAGCGACTGTTATTGCTACTACCTCCTCTACTGAGAAGTcagagaagttgaaggaacTTGGCGCAGACCACGTTATCAACTACAAGTCCGATCCCAATTGGGGCGAGACTGCTCGTAAACTCACCCCCGACAATGTTGGTGTGGACCACATCGTCGAGGTCGGCGGTAGCGGAACTCTTAACCAGAGCTTCAAGTGTATTAAGCTCGAGGGTGTTATTAGCATCATTGGTTTCCTCGGCGGTGTCGACCCTAAGTCCCAGCCGAGCATTCTCGACACCCTCAGCAACATCTGTACCGTTCGGGGTGTATACGTCGGAAGCAAGGAATTACTGAACAACATGGTTAAGGCTATCGAAGCTAACGATATCCATCCTGTTGTGGACCCTAAGGTCTTCACCCtcgacaaggccaaggatgctTATGAATACATG TGGGCCCAGAAGCACTTCGGAAAGCTGGCAATCAAGATCGATTAA
- a CDS encoding fungal specific transcription factor domain-containing protein (predicted protein), whose product MVFGGFLEDPTVYMARDFLLMAFYMFGACRRNAAFMYIGVAARASIVLGLHVSGQYRQMPAEDRARRYVLSSWLLEEANRIARLRIGKSIRVLDLVSSSILGRPGSTSSLRTDDIRVDDFDQEASHRTSALNAAYEASSVLEAIVQRLTEGEKLDASSADHFLQIWREWSQALPDKLRLRPRKEPNLGLNPDYRENMIGNIHVACTYYFGVILVTRQSLIQHIMPQIRGKRPRKTTLRQETNEEGNEKVAELSSVCTDAATYMAQMCCDAAEAGILWGNMCILKAWLFAAGLVLGFSLLAEGQTTSEICDAFHGACRLLGSLGHLSPQAAQYHRILTSFSEAIDVYRERLRHERHESRTPFVERILTLDPSSDANGDVQNNQESAPITTLNGESRVGENEDESFLESLSGFLSLRETSDWPPPLGNDDLMLRLFWEGYALNFTDYLPPDETVPPPT is encoded by the exons ATGGTGTTTGGAGGTTTTCTAGAGGACCCAACAGTTTATATGGCCCGTGACTTTCTGTTGATGGCCTTCTATATGTTTGGAGCCTGCCGTCGAAATGCAGCCTTCATGTATATTGGAGTAGCAGCAAGAGCTTCTATAGTTCTGGGACTACATGTTTCCGGACAGTACAGACAGATGCCTGCAGAGGACAGAGCTAGAAGGTATGTTCTTAGCTCCTGGTTGCTGGAGGAAGCTAATCGAATCGCAAGGCTACGGATCGGGAAAAGCATTCGAGTGCTCGATCTCGTCTCTAGCTCTATCTTAGGTAGACCTGGAAGCACATCATCACTCCGTACCGATGACATTCGTGTAGATGACTTCGACCAAGAAGCTAGCCATCGCACTTCGGCCCTCAATGCTGCATACGAGGCCTCCTCGGTGCTAGAGGCTATTGTCCAGAGGCTCACTGAGGGGGAGAAGTTGGACGCTAGTTCTGCCGACCACTTCCTGCAAATCTGGCGTGAATGGAGTCAAGCACTGCCGGACAAATTGCGTCTACGGCCCCGGAAAGAACCCAATTTGGGATTGAACCCAGACTACAGGGAAAATATGATTGGGAACATCCATGTCGCTTGCACTTACTATTTCGGCGTCATCCTTGTGACACGGCAATCTTTGATCCAGCACATTATGCCACAGATCCGCGGCAAGCGACCAAGGAAGACGACCCTCCGTCAAGAAAccaatgaagaaggaaatgagaaagtTGCTGAATTGTCAAGCGTTTGCACTGACGCCGCGACCTACATGGCACAAATGTGCTGCGATGCAGCCGAGGCTGGGATTCTGTGGGGAAATATGTGTATCTTGAA AGCATGGCTCTTCGCGGCCGGCCTAGTCTTGGggttttctcttctcgcgGAAGGGCAGACGACTTCAGAAATTTGCGATGCCTTCCACGGCGCATGCCGTCTTCTCGGGTCACTAGGACACTTGAGTCCTCAAGCGGCACAGTACCATCGTATTCTCACGAGCTTTTCTGAGGCCATCGATGTCTACCGTGAGCGGCTACGGCATGAGCGGCACGAGTCCCGAACGCCATTTGTTGAACGGATATTGACCCTGGATCCAAGCAGTGACGCCAATGGTGATGTgcaaaacaaccaagagTCGGCACCTATCACCACACTGAATGGTGAATCAAGAGTGGGAGAGAACGAGGATGAGTCCTTCTTGGAATCACTCTCCGGCTTCTTGAGTCTACGAGAAACATCTGATTGGCCTCCACCGTTGGGGAATGACGATTTAATGCTACGCCTTTTTTGGGAAGGATATGCCCTCAACTTCACAGACTATCTCCCACCTGATGAGACAGTACCGCCTCCTACTTGA
- a CDS encoding uncharacterized protein (predicted protein), translating into MTTENSAAFHEFLTSDFVSLQALNSTRVFKVHKALLDAKCKAVASAFNGNFTERQYGVYTFSDTSEETLARFLEWAYGGDYTQPAVKRKDTTSEKVNKGPAGDQLESLDHPLVAHMALYIFSEVYIVPNLKELAFTKIKEAIELIERPETADDCLGVISLLKLAYTKIPANTSSAELQEWLALYAAFGLEELRDQPSFNDVLRLSPDLASKILSYLNPTDSPPWSGGRCKPWGYRSWQ; encoded by the exons ATGACGACGGAAAACAGCGCCGCATTTCACGA ATTCCTCACGTCGGACTTCGTCTCCCTCCAGGCTCTCAACTCCACGCGAGTGTTCAAGGTCCACAAAGCACTTCTTGACGCCAAATGCAAAGCTGTTGCTTCGGCATTCAACGGTAATTTTACTGAGCGGCAGTATGGAGTGTATACTTTTTCTGATACCTCGGAGGAGACCCTGGCGCGATTCCTCGAATGGGCCTATGGGGGAGACTATACCCAGCCCGCGGTAAAGCGTAAAGACACGACATCTGAAAAAGTCAACAAAGGACCTGCTGGTGATCAGCTAGAGAGCCTTGACCATCCACTGGTGGCTCATATGGCATTGTATATCTTCAGCGAAGTTTATATTGTCCCGAACCTGAAAGAACTTGCCTTtaccaagatcaaggaggcCATTGAGCTCATAGAGAGGCCAGAGACTGCGGACGATTGCCTTGGTGTCATCTCTCTTTTGAAGCTTGCATATACGAAGATACCTGCAAACACGTCCTCGGCAGAACTTCAAGAGTGGTTGGCGCTTTATGCCGCATTCGGTTTGGAGGAGCTCCGCGATCAGCCTTCGTTCAATGACGTCCTCAGACTTAGTCCAGATCTGGCTTCGAAAATACTGAGTTACTTGAACCCAACcgattctcctccttggtcaGGTGGGCGGTGTAAGCCTTGGGGATATAGAAGTTGGCAATGA